TGTTCTTGGTTCCACCGTCATCTGTGATGTTGGTCTTTCTTTGAAGACCCAAAGCATCCGTGGGAAAACCAAAAGTCAAGGGTCTCAATAAAGGAGAGAAGACTTGCTCCAAAGAATAATCCTAAGGCACCTCCTAAGTCACCTATGGAAATGAACAAAACCAATAAACACAATAtactttttatgaccattttataGCGGAAATGCCTGACATAGCTATTTTAGTGAAAATACTCTACATGGCCTTGGGgtctatttcactaaactttacgaagcttcgtaagtctcgaaatccATTTCACTAACGGTACAATTCGGTACAAAAATGGTacaagtaatagggatttactataGGGAcacttcgtaaagttacgtctagtattgcgGGGTATTCGtgactttacgaacggttacttgagttacgaagggttcaAACTGAGTGAAATTGACCCCTGGCCTACAAATACTGCGGTCTTATCTCCACCAGTCTTTCACAAATGTGTGTAGTTTTGGAATTACACGATAGCGCTCTCAACATCTATAAATTAGGTCTGCTTGCAATAGTGCCGGTAATGCAAATTGTCATAGTATTTAATGGGCGAATAtccgtacgccactatgtcgaAAATTCAAGTCACCACGATACTTCTCAGTACTTTTCATGAACATGAAAAACTTTGTGAAGGAGGATTGGTCTTACATGCAAATAGGTTTAttaatgattatatttcatcggTTGTATCTTttcaatcatgatgcagtcatgtctacagtagaattcatctcgacctttgcaggacttaaaccccattaaaagctattaaaccaagataacactcattgaaacagctcaactgattaaatcggatcttctctggttgtgcacatgtgtctgttttacatgtgcgatatcgcaataaagctggtattatagcttcagttgggtaaccgattataaaggaaacgaaaggaaacaatggtatgtggacctttgttcacgaaatgagacaatggcctgctttttgttaaccagcattcttgaaaatgagcaacataatgattgttgacttaacacggtttggaaataatttcttcatatttttggtgttatctgtcgtttacatatccttcctaaaacacaaaagtgcgaccctctccaaacacctaaattagctaaaaatttaggacatgttacaaaactatattttctagaatttcatagaatagtttaaatgtagcttgtaccgtttttttgtggcatccttcagaacggagcggtccgttaccaatatagctcaatattttcggtcaaatctccattcaattaacacgggtagttggctagctatgagctagctatgctttgccctcactcatattctacgaaagtgcgaccccttctgaacatctaacctagctgtaattttaggtcatgttagggaaatatatttgctagaagtttggagaatagttgaaatattggccggttatttttcacacagtgatgttaactaggcaatgcccatatacctataacatacactgtttgtagaggtcacgcgtcaatggtgagagcactgtgtattgtgtataggaaaacggacagtaactgcagtatgtactcaCAAACAAACTGGAATAATTCGTAGGAGGGCTGCTCCGCTATCTGTTCCACCTTCAGGTCTCCGAAGAATATCTCCACGTGCAGAATGTTTTTGCTGTGTGCAGTCAAAATTGATTAAGAAATGTTTATTATTGCTATAAGTTCAACCACCATCACAACCATCATTATCATTTTATAATACTACTTATAATAAAACTAACAAGTTCGCGCTCTTTCTAAAGATAGCTCGCTATCAAGCTTCAACTAtttactgtaatcatggtaatgtattgttttttgtttacgTGGAAGAGGCAGAATAAAGGTAAAGGAGTTGAACCTGCATTTTTATTACAGGACgggtgcccatctctctttcgttagaGATTAGGTCAGACTCCACCGTgaaaatgttgctgtgggggatcGCCACACCCTACACCTGGTGGAGTAATCGGtggagataaagtgccttactcaagtgcacaacacgatggtgtcgccagggctcgaacccgcaaccttccgattattcATCGGAGCCCGTTTCGCTCGGCCAGAGCAGTATAAGAACGTGCACTTCACCTTGGCCATGTATCAGCACATTTACAACAATAGTTATTACGCTGCCACTGAGATACATCAGAATCATTTCGCCTCAACAAAGGTCCAACCGAAGCTCCGCTCCGCTCTTGCACTTAGATTGTAATTATCCCCTGACAGCTTCCCACCACACCTGGGTGGGGTatggcaagtgaggtaaagcgccttacGCAAGTGCATAACATTATGAATCGAATTCCATACTGCTGCACCACCGTGAATATCTGTTCGAAACGTCGTGTCCCCCTGACTTTGCAATTCATGTGTACTATTGCAATTCTAGTACTCTTGTGTGGTTTGCATTTTCTTTTACTTGTCCTCGTCCTGTTTGTTTCCCACGTCAAGTCGGTGTATAGTAGTACACCTGGCTTGAATCTTTCTACTTGATTGATATCATAGAACACCTCACTTAAGAATATTGATAAAAAATTTCCTGAACGAGCCAGAAATGCACCAGGAAGAAATGTGGCGTCAAAGGTATCAGACTGTTATGCTTACCTCATGTAATCTGTCACCATTCGTACTTTGTCTGCGTTTGCATTTGTCTCATTTCCATATAAACTCAACAAATCGTACGTAGCTCCATAAAGTATTGGAAATGCCGTGAAGTACAGGTCTACAAAGCCGAACTCCTCATACACATAATCTATGAAATCATCAAATGTTTGGTTGCTTAGTAAATGTGGTAAATATTCTTCAGTTTCTGTAAAAGCTCTTGCAACTTTTTGTTTGTATGCACCTGATGTCACCCAATGTTCTGCATAGTGGTTGTATTCTTTCCAATATCGCTCACTCTCAGGTGCATATGAGACAACGCCCAACACTTTTTCGTAATACAAATCATCCGCGAGAGAGTAAAAAAGTTCGAACTGCATGTGACCAAAGATGTCATCCATTAAAATTTGGGCTAGCGTATACGTTGTGTTGGGGAATACATGCAAGAAAATATCGCCGTTTGAGTTATTTGTTCCCGGGACGCCATACTCCAGGCTATAGACGGCAAAGGTAACGCCTTCATACAATTCCTCAAATTGATTCGAAGCAGCTTCGCTGGAAAGTAACGGCAAATAGAATTATTAAAATCAGTGATTCAGAAGCTTGATTCATGTGAGTACCTCAGATTAATGGAGAGCACATTCGTTATTAATAGGATTTTGGTAATACCACTTAATTCCTACTTAATGTTTGATCTCCTTCGAACTTTACCATTTTGACCAAACATTATCAGCAACTTCCGTCTATATTCCGTAATCTCTATCAGTAAAACTTACGCCACAGTCTCGGAAAATGCCATAGCCGGGACTTCCGTATCTCCTCTGACAAAGAACGTTGTGGCCACACCTCTGGAAGGGAATGATGTCTGTGACACGGTTGGCTTGTAAAGCGTTTCAAAACAGGCTTCAGGACATGAACACAGGGTTTTCTTGTTTGGCGCAAATATTACTGAAAGAATAACAAGCATAGAACCGGGATAATAATCATATAAAGGGGATAACATCagcttctttattttattttattttgaactttctttacccagggtagctccttcagtgtcAAACACTGATTTCCACACTAATATGATATTGCACATAAATTACATCGAAAATTACATAATATCGTAAAaggaacaatttaaaaaaaagtccagtgaatggccggagcgaacaggtgctatgcaactctaagaccgccccaccaaagaCATTGTGAACAATTTACATTGTGAACAAGAAGCATTTAGTAATAAATCAGAAAATACAAATATTAATTATAAATGGAACATGTATGAAATTGTGAACAAATGGGAAAACATGTAAAATTCAGATGAAAAGACATATTACACAGGTTTTTCAAAAACAACTGCTTAAATTGAGCAATACTCATCAGCACGTGAATTAGCAGCACGTGAATGAAAAGTTCTTTTACCTGCATTAATATTCCATGGTGGTTCAAAAAGTGGTTCTTCAATCAAGCTTTATTTAAAgtgtttgtttaatttttatcttctctgtactttttacatttttattttatttttcagttcttttgtttcagttttctttggtTCCTTTTGTTTAAGTTCTTTGATCTCATCAATATCTTGTGTGGCTGCCGTTATTGTCCATAATGGCTGTACATCGTTGTCGCAAGCTCCCAATCAGGCGTCTATacgccagtttgtcacttttaaaactggacctttgtctaatcaaaaGCTTATAACTTCACTTCTTGTGGTTGCATTGGATTCAattgggtgtcataatgtgcaggattagatagtatatctattaaaaaacaccccaaatatggtttaattttaaaattaaaatttttccaTAAGTAAGGATATGTTTTTGGTGCAGTGTTTTAGTCGGCACACCAGTTCTAGTAATACTCACAACTTTGGTTATAGACGCATTTCGTCAATTGTGAAGGTGAACAATACGTAGCATTTCCTGCAAGCAAGATCGAATGAAcggaaaatataatttgataaacATACTAAGGCGAGTGAGATGGCAGGGGCCACATTTTGTCTAGTTTTAACCATTTAACTAAGCAaggtaccaaaattatataaaaagcaaGAGTTGTTAGAGTTTTACCCATCCCGTCCTTTCTGGTCTGATGAGAGAACCCACACCTttcatcttgtgtgtcagctttatttgtctccacATTTGAGTGCAAACATCACTACACGCTCtcgattgtttgatgtgatcatttattaatttctaacaaaacattacataattttcaattctagacctctATAATACCaatagctatcacactaatacacatccatatcttttaacttagattttcttttctttatcacaAGTTCAacctttttgtggcaatttttattccataaactgtatatttggaTGCATATTGAGGGcgttatttacatatattttgaatttaatttaGGCCAATAATATGAGTAttagaaagcaaaataatacttcttagctactcaaatttggtacactcaccggagcgctttcacttggtcaaccggcgtcttcagcggatgttcttgcactgaagatttgttgttgctagtgatgttgttgagaaatctccgatgacgtcacagatgtagtTGACGTCAAACAAGATGttcttggaagcaatccatatccGAATTTAAAGACCCAAACTGAATGGTTAGACATCGACCCTGTTTGGGACAACCTCCCGACCCCTCGGAACCAAGGGTCGCCACAACATCTTGTTTGACATCATCTACATATGTGACGTTATCGGAGGTGTCTCAACAACACCACTAGCAACAATAAATCTTCAGaccaataacatccgctgaagacatttttaaataaaataacttgAGCCCTACCTGGCATATAAAAGTTTCGACATCCACATTTAGCAACTAGCAACAATAAATCTTCAGaccaataacatccgctgaagacatttttaaataaaataacttgAGCCCTACCTGGCATATAAAAGTTTCGACATCCACATTTAGCAACTAGCAACAATAAATCTT
This DNA window, taken from Amphiura filiformis chromosome 16, Afil_fr2py, whole genome shotgun sequence, encodes the following:
- the LOC140136553 gene encoding uncharacterized protein, whose product is MDDIFGHMQFELFYSLADDLYYEKVLGVVSYAPESERYWKEYNHYAEHWVTSGAYKQKVARAFTETEEYLPHLLSNQTFDDFIDYVYEEFGFVDLYFTAFPILYGATYDLLSLYGNETNANADKVRMVTDYMSKNILHVEIFFGDLKVEQIAEQPSYELFQFVCDLGGALGLFFGASLLSFIETLDFWFSHGCFGSSKKDQHHR